A window of the Lactuca sativa cultivar Salinas chromosome 7, Lsat_Salinas_v11, whole genome shotgun sequence genome harbors these coding sequences:
- the LOC111908223 gene encoding uncharacterized protein LOC111908223 isoform X2, whose translation MGSGEPSIFLRPKLKNTSHCGDLTSIPCKCILVEWAAKDSSNSRGEFQFPPSFSMNYQSCLRIMAAGTYRVPQYIFTVFLWCAMMRYRQNRESQLLGCSHTSTSEDRGKAKM comes from the exons ATGGGTTCAGGTGAACCTTCGATTTTCTTAAGGCCTAAACTCAAGAACACATCACATTGTGGTGATCTGACCTCAATTCCATGTAAAT GTATCTTGGTAGAATGGGCAGCAAAAGATAGCTCCAACTCCAGAGGTGAATTCCAATTTCCACCTTCCT TTTCTATGAATTATCAGTCTTGCTTAAGGATAATGGCAGCAGGAACATATAGAGTTCCTCAATATATATTTACAGTTTTCCTTTGGTGTGCAATGATG AGATATCGACAAAATAGAGAAAGTCAACTGCTCGGTTGTAGTCATACAT
- the LOC111908223 gene encoding uncharacterized protein LOC111908223 isoform X3 — translation MGSGEPSIFLRPKLKNTSHCGDLTSIPCILVEWAAKDSSNSRGEFQFPPSFSMNYQSCLRIMAAGTYRVPQYIFTVFLWCAMMRYRQNRESQLLGCSHTSTSEDRGKAKM, via the exons ATGGGTTCAGGTGAACCTTCGATTTTCTTAAGGCCTAAACTCAAGAACACATCACATTGTGGTGATCTGACCTCAATTCCAT GTATCTTGGTAGAATGGGCAGCAAAAGATAGCTCCAACTCCAGAGGTGAATTCCAATTTCCACCTTCCT TTTCTATGAATTATCAGTCTTGCTTAAGGATAATGGCAGCAGGAACATATAGAGTTCCTCAATATATATTTACAGTTTTCCTTTGGTGTGCAATGATG AGATATCGACAAAATAGAGAAAGTCAACTGCTCGGTTGTAGTCATACAT
- the LOC111908223 gene encoding uncharacterized protein LOC111908223 isoform X1 — MLAQKGLVPGMILFCFVFFVLELYNFLCWRIGILVEWAAKDSSNSRGEFQFPPSFSMNYQSCLRIMAAGTYRVPQYIFTVFLWCAMMRYRQNRESQLLGCSHTSTSEDRGKAKM, encoded by the exons ATGCTTGCTCAAAAGGGTTTGGTCCCTGGAATGATCTTATTTTGCTTTGTGTTTTTTGTTCTAGAGTTGTATAATTTTCTTTGTTGGCGAATAGGTATCTTGGTAGAATGGGCAGCAAAAGATAGCTCCAACTCCAGAGGTGAATTCCAATTTCCACCTTCCT TTTCTATGAATTATCAGTCTTGCTTAAGGATAATGGCAGCAGGAACATATAGAGTTCCTCAATATATATTTACAGTTTTCCTTTGGTGTGCAATGATG AGATATCGACAAAATAGAGAAAGTCAACTGCTCGGTTGTAGTCATACAT